A window of the Bacteriovorax sp. PP10 genome harbors these coding sequences:
- a CDS encoding Kazal-type serine protease inhibitor domain-containing protein, with translation MKRMSQILYSLGLLTLVILSSCGKDNSTSTAGSSVSTFNGECSFTSEYSPVCGVNNITYDNISIAKCYNVTQTSPGNCICSERPVCGDNGVTYTECDAQDAYRQGKIKRIVKFTDCRK, from the coding sequence ATGAAAAGAATGTCTCAAATTCTGTATTCATTGGGTCTACTAACGCTGGTGATTTTATCCTCATGCGGGAAAGACAATTCAACTAGTACCGCTGGTTCTTCAGTTAGCACATTTAATGGAGAATGCTCTTTTACGTCAGAGTATTCACCTGTTTGCGGTGTGAACAACATTACTTACGATAACATCTCTATCGCCAAATGCTATAACGTCACTCAGACTTCGCCTGGAAATTGTATTTGTAGTGAAAGACCTGTGTGCGGTGACAACGGTGTGACTTATACTGAATGCGATGCCCAGGATGCTTATCGCCAGGGCAAGATCAAAAGAATCGTAAAGTTTACTGACTGTAGAAAGTAA
- the fmt gene encoding methionyl-tRNA formyltransferase produces MTKKLNVVYCGTPDFSVPTLVELFNNPAINLVGVITMPDRPAGRGQELKSPPVAEFAKANNIKLFQVENINREPAVLEELEKLEIDFILVLAFAQFLGSRVLNMPKLGCFNIHTSILPKYRGAAPIQYALLNGDTSTGVSIQKMVKEMDAGDLVHFDELNIAPDENGESLYNRLKDQAALSTKALIEKILNDKLVYTPQDPAGVSFAPTLKKEDGFLNFKDSDYKKIYNQIRALDPWPGTYCFLNGQRLKVFKIEKLQRNLAPGETSIDHGHLAVGIKDATIRLVSIQLEGKKVCNDTELLNGLKNKGGEIILNP; encoded by the coding sequence ATGACGAAAAAACTTAATGTTGTTTATTGCGGAACTCCTGATTTTTCAGTTCCGACTCTGGTTGAACTCTTCAACAATCCTGCTATTAATTTAGTTGGCGTGATCACAATGCCGGATAGACCAGCAGGACGCGGGCAGGAATTAAAATCTCCTCCTGTTGCTGAATTTGCGAAGGCCAATAATATTAAATTGTTTCAAGTTGAAAACATCAACCGTGAACCGGCCGTTTTAGAAGAGCTAGAAAAACTAGAGATCGATTTCATTCTTGTATTAGCTTTCGCTCAATTTTTGGGTTCAAGAGTTTTAAATATGCCGAAGCTTGGATGTTTTAACATTCACACTTCTATCCTTCCAAAATACAGAGGGGCCGCTCCAATTCAATACGCTCTTTTAAATGGCGACACTTCAACAGGTGTTTCAATTCAAAAAATGGTGAAAGAAATGGACGCTGGTGATTTAGTTCATTTCGATGAATTAAATATTGCTCCTGATGAAAACGGAGAGAGTCTTTATAACAGACTTAAAGACCAAGCTGCTCTTAGTACAAAAGCTTTAATCGAAAAAATTCTAAACGATAAATTAGTCTATACCCCACAAGACCCAGCGGGTGTGAGTTTTGCTCCAACTCTTAAAAAAGAAGATGGATTCCTAAACTTCAAAGACTCTGACTATAAAAAAATCTACAATCAAATCAGAGCGCTTGATCCATGGCCTGGAACATACTGTTTCCTAAATGGACAACGCCTTAAAGTATTTAAGATTGAAAAACTTCAGCGCAACCTTGCTCCTGGAGAGACATCCATTGATCACGGACACCTGGCAGTGGGAATTAAAGATGCGACTATTCGCTTAGTCTCAATTCAACTCGAAGGTAAAAAAGTTTGCAACGATACAGAACTACTTAATGGCCTAAAAAATAAGGGCGGAGAGATTATTCTTAATCCGTAA
- the radA gene encoding DNA repair protein RadA, which produces MAKKISTFVCQSCSYQTSKWMGKCPECGSWNSFVEETTLSAKDTNRAHKRTALGSEEPKLINDIVLEKQFRVVTGMSEFDRVVGGGVVPGSLILIGGEPGIGKSTLLTSVMGKLSQSHAGQVVLYVSGEESVNQVAERSKRVGVNTANFYIYNETNWQKVLEQINKLQPRFLVIDSIQTTSSSEIDSAPGSVSQIREVTYELMSHVKANGITCFVIGHITKEGSIAGPKILEHMVDTVIYFEGDQFGHYRILRAMKNRFGNTNEVGIFEMKESGLAEVTNPSQYFLDDQLKDSFGRSLTCIIEGSRSLFIEVQALVVDNKFGNGRRTTHGVDNNRLSMMVAVIEKYFGIPMGFNDIYLNVVGGMKLTTRESDLSIIASLLSSYRSKPIDSSTIFVGEVGLTGEVRSIPQMEMRIKEMAQLNYKRVVTSEKTARELKGKFDIEIVGLRQARDLDQFIGK; this is translated from the coding sequence ATGGCCAAAAAAATAAGTACCTTCGTTTGCCAAAGCTGCTCATATCAGACGTCTAAGTGGATGGGGAAATGCCCTGAGTGCGGATCGTGGAACTCATTCGTTGAAGAGACGACATTATCTGCAAAAGACACAAATAGAGCTCACAAGAGAACGGCACTTGGAAGTGAAGAGCCGAAACTGATCAACGATATTGTTTTAGAAAAACAATTTAGAGTTGTAACAGGGATGAGTGAGTTTGACCGTGTTGTTGGTGGTGGAGTTGTTCCAGGGTCATTGATTCTTATTGGTGGAGAACCGGGAATTGGTAAGTCGACGCTTTTAACAAGTGTTATGGGAAAACTTTCTCAGAGTCATGCAGGACAAGTTGTTCTCTACGTAAGTGGAGAGGAGTCTGTTAATCAGGTTGCAGAGAGATCTAAAAGAGTTGGAGTGAATACTGCTAACTTTTATATTTATAACGAAACAAATTGGCAGAAAGTTTTAGAGCAAATCAATAAACTTCAGCCTAGATTTTTAGTTATCGATTCAATTCAAACTACATCGTCTTCAGAAATAGATTCAGCACCAGGGAGTGTGTCTCAAATTCGTGAAGTAACGTATGAGTTAATGAGTCACGTGAAGGCCAATGGGATTACTTGTTTTGTTATTGGTCACATTACAAAAGAAGGATCAATTGCCGGCCCTAAGATTTTAGAACACATGGTTGATACGGTTATTTATTTTGAAGGGGATCAGTTTGGTCACTATAGAATTCTAAGAGCTATGAAAAACCGTTTTGGAAATACTAATGAAGTTGGTATTTTTGAAATGAAAGAAAGTGGACTTGCTGAAGTTACAAATCCTTCTCAGTACTTTTTAGATGATCAGCTGAAAGATTCTTTTGGTAGATCACTTACATGTATCATCGAAGGGTCTAGATCGCTCTTTATTGAAGTTCAAGCACTAGTTGTGGACAATAAGTTTGGAAACGGAAGAAGAACCACTCACGGGGTTGATAACAACCGTCTGTCGATGATGGTTGCCGTTATTGAAAAATATTTCGGAATCCCTATGGGATTTAATGATATCTACTTGAACGTTGTTGGCGGAATGAAGCTCACGACACGTGAATCGGATTTATCGATCATCGCTTCACTCCTTAGTTCATACAGATCTAAGCCTATTGATTCGAGCACGATTTTCGTGGGCGAAGTTGGGTTAACTGGTGAAGTACGATCTATTCCTCAAATGGAAATGAGAATTAAAGAGATGGCCCAACTTAATTACAAGCGAGTTGTGACTTCTGAAAAAACGGCAAGAGAGCTTAAAGGTAAATTTGATATCGAAATCGTAGGATTGAGACAGGCGAGAGACCTGGATCAATTTATTGGCAAATAA
- a CDS encoding ribulose-phosphate 3-epimerase, with amino-acid sequence MTIISPSLLACDFLNIEPELNAFAGVKDMWFHLDIMDGHFVPNLTFGHPIIELITKKAPHKCDAHFMVTNPEFHGEILKDSGLYNFTFHVEATPDSLGLIKKLKSHYPSVGISIKPNTPVSALTDEILKAIDLVLVMSVEPGFGGQSFMPSAFDKIKELKSRRESLKAHFQIQVDGGVTDKNSKELIAAGADNLVAGSYVFKTTKDKYAEKIESLR; translated from the coding sequence ATGACAATCATTTCACCTAGCCTTCTTGCCTGCGACTTTTTAAATATTGAACCAGAGCTTAATGCATTTGCTGGTGTGAAAGACATGTGGTTCCACCTGGACATCATGGATGGCCACTTCGTTCCCAATTTAACTTTCGGTCATCCGATCATCGAACTTATTACAAAAAAAGCTCCTCATAAATGTGACGCTCACTTCATGGTCACAAATCCTGAGTTTCATGGCGAAATATTAAAAGACTCTGGTCTATACAACTTCACATTTCACGTGGAAGCGACTCCAGACTCTCTAGGACTTATTAAAAAACTAAAATCACATTATCCTAGCGTGGGAATTTCTATTAAGCCCAATACTCCTGTGAGTGCGCTTACAGATGAAATCTTAAAAGCAATAGATCTGGTTTTAGTTATGTCAGTTGAACCTGGCTTTGGTGGGCAATCATTCATGCCGAGTGCCTTTGATAAAATCAAAGAACTAAAATCAAGACGTGAATCTCTTAAAGCTCACTTTCAAATTCAAGTAGATGGTGGTGTGACAGATAAAAATTCAAAAGAATTAATCGCTGCAGGTGCTGACAATCTCGTTGCTGGATCTTATGTTTTTAAAACGACAAAAGACAAATATGCCGAAAAGATTGAATCCTTGAGATAG
- a CDS encoding TlpA disulfide reductase family protein, producing MKKFLPLIIFAIVFATVLAGQVAFKMVNNIASVEKNPEYDQYEELFLHGSYKSIDGKSVEMTKINAPVVIYNFWASWCIPCLEEMPSMIALKKKFSPDQVQIIAFNTDEDDQLANIQKTMKKIDMKDEFTIVPDKESKLVTQFKISAIPVTIVYHRGKVVHFSNGPMDFNSEEFQEKMKEWVAN from the coding sequence ATGAAGAAATTTTTACCATTAATTATATTTGCTATCGTATTTGCAACTGTGCTTGCCGGACAAGTGGCCTTTAAAATGGTGAATAACATCGCAAGTGTGGAAAAAAATCCGGAATATGACCAATATGAAGAGCTTTTCCTTCATGGAAGCTATAAATCAATCGATGGCAAAAGTGTCGAGATGACAAAAATCAATGCTCCGGTTGTTATCTACAACTTTTGGGCCTCATGGTGCATTCCATGTTTGGAAGAAATGCCTTCAATGATCGCGCTTAAGAAAAAATTTTCGCCTGACCAGGTTCAGATTATTGCTTTCAATACAGATGAAGATGATCAGTTAGCAAATATCCAAAAGACGATGAAAAAAATCGACATGAAAGATGAATTTACTATCGTTCCGGATAAAGAATCAAAGTTAGTCACTCAATTTAAAATTTCTGCTATTCCGGTGACGATTGTTTATCACAGAGGAAAAGTGGTTCATTTTAGCAATGGGCCGATGGATTTTAACTCGGAAGAGTTTCAAGAAAAAATGAAAGAATGGGTTGCGAATTAA
- the hutU gene encoding urocanate hydratase produces the protein MTTNHIPLPPTGSTLTTKGWHQEAALRCLLNNLHPDVAEDRDNLIVYGGNGQAARSHQALQDIIHALQNLENNETLMIQSGKPVAILPSHEHGPRVLIANSNLVPHWATWEHFNKLKDEGLMMYGQMTAGSWIYIGTQGILQGTYETFMAAAEKHYGDGKDLTGKLVLTAGIGGMGGAQPLAVKMANGVCLACDVEKWRIEKRLKTKYLDVLCDSFDEAIDLALKSKKENKAISIGVVGNAADFFKYVFDKGIVPDLVTDQTSAHDPLNGYVPNKMTVEEALALRVKDPKKYVDLANKTMGDHVSAMLAFQKAGSHVFDYGNNLREGAKTAGVTNAYDFPGFVPAYIRPLFCKGSGPFRWVALSGDPDDIRVTDEAMKKLFPENKKLHNWLDKAQEMVAFQGLPARICWLNYGEREKAGLMFNQLVREGKVKAPIVIGRDHLDTGSVTSPNRETEGMMDGTDAVSDWSLLNLMINTMNGASWTSFHHGGGVGIGYSQHSGMVICADGSKDMDERLKRVLNSDPAMGVARHADAGYELARTTAKNSALKLPSLKINS, from the coding sequence ATGACTACAAATCATATCCCATTACCTCCAACAGGATCTACTCTAACAACGAAAGGCTGGCACCAGGAAGCGGCATTAAGATGTTTGCTTAACAACCTTCACCCTGATGTTGCTGAAGACAGAGACAACCTAATTGTTTACGGTGGAAACGGACAAGCAGCAAGAAGCCATCAAGCTCTTCAAGATATTATCCATGCTCTACAAAATTTAGAAAACAATGAAACGCTTATGATTCAATCGGGTAAACCTGTTGCAATCCTTCCGTCTCATGAACACGGGCCACGTGTCTTAATCGCTAACTCAAACCTTGTTCCTCATTGGGCAACTTGGGAGCATTTCAATAAATTAAAAGACGAAGGTCTGATGATGTACGGTCAGATGACTGCTGGATCATGGATTTACATTGGAACTCAAGGGATTCTTCAAGGGACATATGAAACATTCATGGCCGCTGCTGAAAAGCACTACGGAGATGGAAAAGATCTAACAGGTAAATTAGTTTTAACTGCTGGTATCGGTGGAATGGGTGGAGCTCAACCTCTTGCTGTAAAAATGGCAAACGGCGTGTGCTTAGCTTGCGACGTTGAAAAATGGCGTATTGAAAAAAGATTAAAAACAAAATACCTAGATGTTCTTTGTGACTCTTTCGACGAGGCAATTGATCTTGCACTAAAATCGAAAAAAGAAAACAAGGCCATCTCAATTGGTGTTGTTGGAAATGCAGCTGATTTCTTTAAGTACGTTTTTGATAAAGGAATTGTTCCTGATCTAGTCACAGATCAAACATCTGCTCACGATCCATTAAACGGATATGTTCCAAATAAAATGACTGTTGAAGAAGCTCTTGCTCTAAGAGTGAAAGATCCTAAAAAGTATGTAGATCTTGCTAACAAGACTATGGGTGATCACGTCTCTGCAATGCTTGCTTTCCAAAAAGCAGGATCGCATGTTTTCGACTACGGAAACAACCTTCGTGAAGGTGCAAAAACTGCAGGTGTAACTAACGCTTACGACTTCCCAGGATTTGTTCCTGCTTATATCAGACCATTATTCTGTAAAGGCTCAGGGCCATTTAGATGGGTAGCACTTTCAGGTGATCCTGATGATATTCGTGTCACTGACGAAGCGATGAAAAAACTTTTCCCGGAAAATAAAAAACTTCACAACTGGTTAGATAAAGCTCAAGAGATGGTGGCCTTCCAAGGTCTTCCAGCTCGTATCTGCTGGCTGAACTACGGTGAACGCGAGAAAGCGGGACTAATGTTCAATCAATTAGTAAGAGAAGGAAAAGTAAAAGCTCCAATCGTTATTGGCCGCGACCATTTAGATACTGGTTCTGTAACATCTCCAAACAGAGAAACAGAAGGCATGATGGATGGAACTGACGCAGTTTCAGACTGGTCATTATTAAACCTTATGATCAACACAATGAATGGTGCTTCATGGACTTCATTCCACCACGGTGGAGGAGTTGGTATTGGTTATTCTCAGCACTCTGGGATGGTAATCTGTGCTGATGGTTCAAAAGATATGGATGAAAGGCTTAAGCGCGTTTTAAATTCTGATCCAGCGATGGGTGTTGCAAGACATGCTGACGCAGGTTACGAACTGGCCCGCACAACTGCAAAAAACAGTGCACTAAAATTGCCGTCACTAAAAATTAATTCATAA
- the hutI gene encoding imidazolonepropionase produces the protein MTIKIFRNFSEIATLKPAHEKDGRNLKPSDLGIIKNASIVYDQEQILWVGPDSEFPQEYADIQAIDASGKSCVPEIVDSHTHVVFGGDRASEYSMRLNGATYEEIAAAGGGILNSMTGTNELSRTELLKLAQQRIKTIASYGVGTIEVKSGYGLNFEKEYELTHIIHDLKNICRPDVQIINTFMAAHAIPKDYASSYLYMKEVVLPLLDRMAEEQIIDCVDIFHEQNYFSEEDVISLFERANRLNIPVKIHADEFNDNKGAILATRYQALSADHLLATGADGIEALKNSNTVATLLPGTGLFLGKTQANARAFLDAGVKVAIASDYNPGSCHCDNVLMIASLAAPMYKMNMAELWCAITLNASHALGIRNQGALIPGLRPRFTVFNTDSIDRVTYNWGKNLAI, from the coding sequence ATGACAATTAAAATTTTTCGCAACTTTTCAGAAATCGCAACTCTTAAACCAGCTCATGAAAAAGATGGAAGAAATCTAAAACCATCTGATCTTGGCATTATTAAAAATGCTTCAATCGTTTACGATCAAGAGCAAATTTTATGGGTAGGCCCGGATTCAGAATTCCCTCAGGAGTATGCTGATATTCAAGCTATCGATGCATCTGGAAAATCTTGTGTTCCTGAAATTGTCGATTCACATACTCACGTTGTTTTTGGTGGAGATCGTGCTAGCGAATACAGCATGAGACTCAACGGTGCGACTTACGAAGAAATCGCTGCGGCCGGTGGCGGAATTCTAAACTCAATGACTGGTACTAATGAGTTATCGAGAACTGAGCTTTTAAAACTCGCTCAACAAAGAATTAAGACGATTGCTTCTTACGGAGTTGGAACAATCGAAGTTAAATCAGGATATGGTTTAAACTTTGAAAAAGAGTATGAACTGACTCACATCATTCATGACTTAAAAAATATTTGTCGTCCTGATGTTCAAATCATAAATACTTTCATGGCCGCTCATGCAATCCCAAAAGATTATGCAAGCTCATACCTATATATGAAAGAAGTAGTTCTTCCTCTTCTTGATAGAATGGCCGAAGAACAAATCATTGATTGCGTAGATATTTTCCATGAACAAAATTATTTCAGCGAAGAAGATGTGATCTCTCTTTTTGAGCGTGCTAACCGCTTAAACATTCCGGTTAAAATTCACGCTGATGAATTCAACGACAATAAAGGCGCAATCCTTGCGACAAGATACCAGGCCCTTTCTGCTGATCATTTACTTGCGACTGGTGCTGATGGAATTGAAGCTTTAAAAAATTCAAATACTGTTGCGACTCTACTACCTGGTACTGGATTATTTTTAGGAAAGACTCAAGCAAACGCTCGTGCCTTTTTAGATGCCGGTGTTAAAGTTGCGATTGCTTCTGACTACAACCCAGGTTCATGCCACTGCGATAACGTTCTGATGATCGCTTCTCTGGCAGCACCGATGTACAAGATGAACATGGCCGAACTTTGGTGTGCCATCACTCTAAATGCTTCTCACGCACTTGGGATTAGAAACCAAGGTGCCCTGATTCCAGGTCTAAGGCCTCGATTTACGGTATTTAATACCGACTCAATTGATCGAGTAACTTATAACTGGGGTAAAAATCTAGCTATTTAG
- the hutH gene encoding histidine ammonia-lyase: MNISLNGQSLTIDQVHQVAHSKSGNIKLSIDPSAMTKMKASRAFVFEIVKKGAPVYGINTGFGALSSMHIAEKDLAQLQVNLIRSHCTGVGKPFSREITRAIMLLRANCLISGFSGVEPSTVELLLDFLNNDITPVVPEKGSVGASGDLAPLSHIALALIGEGDVEFQGKIVNSDIAIKTLGRAPAVLGPKDGLALINGTACMAALGALAVFEARRIMKLADICATLTMDGVKGTDKAYNPKITMLKPHPGQIACMENLNRLVAGSHLKDSHPDCHKVQDPYSLRCVPQVHGACRQTLIHAEEVINTELNAVTDNPLIFVDSGEVISGGNFHGEALALVMDYLAMGVAEICNISERRIEKMMNPTFSELPAFLTKNSGLNSGLMIAHVTAAALVSENKYLCHPASVDSVPTSTDKEDHVSMGVTSGRKLHEVVENAKSVLGIELLCNTQALDLQRPETTSAPLEAVYALVRKTVPTIEEDRIFYKDINNIIKVINSGEVVAAAESKIGALN; encoded by the coding sequence ATGAATATCAGTCTAAATGGCCAGTCTTTAACTATTGATCAAGTCCACCAAGTCGCTCATTCAAAAAGCGGAAATATTAAATTATCAATCGACCCATCTGCGATGACTAAAATGAAAGCCTCTCGTGCCTTCGTTTTTGAAATCGTAAAAAAAGGTGCTCCGGTTTACGGAATCAATACTGGCTTTGGTGCACTATCTAGCATGCACATTGCTGAAAAAGATCTTGCTCAACTTCAAGTAAATTTAATTCGCTCTCACTGTACTGGTGTGGGTAAACCTTTTTCTCGTGAGATCACAAGAGCGATCATGCTTCTAAGAGCAAACTGCTTAATCTCAGGATTCTCTGGTGTAGAACCTAGTACTGTTGAATTACTTTTAGATTTTTTAAATAACGACATCACTCCAGTAGTTCCTGAAAAAGGTTCTGTTGGTGCCAGTGGAGATTTAGCCCCTCTATCTCATATTGCTCTAGCTTTAATCGGTGAAGGCGATGTTGAATTCCAAGGCAAGATTGTTAACTCTGATATCGCAATCAAAACATTAGGAAGAGCTCCTGCTGTTCTTGGGCCAAAAGATGGTTTAGCTCTAATCAACGGAACTGCATGTATGGCCGCTCTTGGAGCACTAGCTGTATTTGAAGCTCGTCGTATTATGAAGCTTGCTGATATCTGTGCGACGTTAACAATGGACGGAGTTAAAGGAACAGATAAAGCTTACAATCCAAAAATTACAATGCTGAAACCTCACCCAGGTCAAATTGCATGTATGGAAAACTTAAACAGACTTGTTGCTGGATCACATTTAAAAGATTCACACCCTGACTGTCATAAAGTTCAGGATCCATACTCTCTTCGTTGTGTTCCTCAAGTTCACGGGGCCTGCAGACAAACACTTATTCACGCAGAAGAAGTTATCAATACAGAATTAAATGCCGTAACAGACAACCCACTTATCTTCGTGGATAGCGGTGAGGTTATTTCAGGTGGAAACTTCCACGGTGAAGCTTTAGCTCTTGTTATGGACTACCTTGCAATGGGTGTTGCTGAAATCTGCAATATCTCTGAGCGCAGAATTGAAAAAATGATGAACCCAACTTTCTCTGAGCTTCCAGCATTCTTAACTAAGAATTCTGGTTTAAACTCAGGGCTTATGATTGCTCACGTAACAGCGGCGGCCCTTGTAAGTGAAAATAAATATCTTTGCCATCCTGCAAGCGTGGACTCAGTTCCAACTTCAACAGACAAAGAAGACCATGTTTCTATGGGTGTAACTTCTGGAAGAAAACTTCACGAAGTTGTAGAAAACGCAAAATCAGTTTTAGGGATTGAACTTCTTTGTAATACTCAAGCTCTTGACCTACAAAGACCAGAGACAACATCTGCTCCACTTGAAGCGGTTTACGCTCTTGTTAGAAAGACTGTTCCTACAATTGAAGAAGACAGAATATTTTACAAAGATATCAACAATATTATTAAAGTTATTAACAGTGGCGAAGTTGTCGCTGCTGCTGAATCAAAAATTGGAGCATTAAACTAA
- a CDS encoding DNA-3-methyladenine glycosylase I has protein sequence MKELKRCFWAEGKDADYVKYHDEEWGRPVHDDKTHFEFLILEGAQAGLSWATILSRREGYRKAYSNFDVVKVAKYTPKKIESLILDPGIIRNKLKINSSVTNAKLFIEIQKEFGSFDKYIWGFVGNKPIITKRKTHKEAVATTKESDALSADLKKRGFKFVGSTIMYAHMQACGLFMDHEVGCFCYKQLT, from the coding sequence ATGAAAGAATTAAAACGCTGCTTTTGGGCCGAAGGAAAAGATGCCGATTATGTGAAATATCATGATGAAGAATGGGGGCGTCCGGTTCATGACGATAAAACTCACTTTGAGTTTCTGATTTTAGAAGGGGCCCAGGCGGGTTTAAGTTGGGCGACAATCCTTTCTAGACGAGAAGGTTATAGAAAGGCCTATTCTAATTTTGATGTTGTTAAAGTGGCGAAATATACGCCAAAAAAAATCGAATCCTTAATTCTTGATCCAGGAATTATCAGAAATAAATTGAAAATTAACTCTAGTGTGACAAATGCTAAGCTTTTTATTGAGATTCAAAAAGAGTTTGGAAGTTTTGATAAATACATCTGGGGTTTTGTGGGAAATAAGCCAATTATCACCAAGAGAAAAACTCACAAAGAAGCTGTGGCCACGACTAAAGAAAGTGACGCCCTATCGGCAGATTTAAAGAAGCGTGGGTTTAAGTTTGTGGGCAGTACGATTATGTATGCCCACATGCAAGCTTGTGGTTTATTCATGGATCATGAAGTTGGATGTTTTTGTTACAAACAACTTACTTAA
- a CDS encoding FGGY family carbohydrate kinase: MNYILSIDQGTTGTRACLIDATSFSMLGQVSREYPQIYPKPSWVEHNLNDIWSTVEVTIKELLKNHNIQGQMIKAIGITNQRETTCAFDKKGTPLANAIVWQDRRTADFCQELRDKNLSEKIKEKTGLPIDPYFSATKMNWLLKNNSAVSGANASGNLLFGTVDTFLLYKLSGNVSHKTDASNASRTMLMDLKTCDWDKELLEIFSVKRETLPSIEDSFGEFGVTKGLGFLPDGIPVTGILGDQQSALFGQAGFHKGDMKCTYGTGAFVLLNTGSDLVYSQSGLLTTVEYRHKGKAVYALEGSSYIAGAAVQWLRDNLKIISKSTEVEPLAREVKNMDELKHIQFFPFFAGIGSPYWNAEAKGALTGLTRDSSRSHIAYACLEGIAMSINDLLSAMKKDTGLAIKTLKVDGGAAANSLLMELQATISETTIIRPKVIETTAFGAAMAAAIGAGLTDFEKLETTWKKDREFPIEQDLLPYIKDKKVLWNKTIQTFFK; the protein is encoded by the coding sequence ATGAATTATATTTTATCCATTGATCAAGGGACGACTGGAACGAGAGCTTGTTTAATTGATGCCACTAGCTTCTCAATGCTAGGACAAGTAAGTCGCGAGTACCCGCAAATTTATCCTAAGCCTTCATGGGTTGAACATAACCTAAATGATATTTGGTCGACAGTTGAAGTGACGATTAAAGAACTTTTAAAGAATCACAATATTCAAGGTCAGATGATTAAGGCCATTGGGATTACAAATCAAAGAGAAACAACGTGTGCCTTTGATAAAAAAGGAACTCCTCTAGCCAATGCTATTGTTTGGCAAGATAGACGAACTGCCGATTTCTGCCAGGAACTTCGCGATAAAAATCTTTCTGAAAAAATTAAAGAAAAAACAGGTCTTCCAATTGATCCTTATTTTTCTGCGACAAAAATGAACTGGCTGTTAAAAAATAATTCAGCTGTATCTGGCGCGAATGCTTCTGGAAATTTATTATTCGGAACTGTTGATACCTTTTTATTATATAAGTTAAGTGGAAATGTCTCTCACAAGACAGATGCTTCAAATGCATCTCGTACCATGCTTATGGATTTGAAAACTTGTGATTGGGATAAAGAGCTTTTAGAAATTTTTTCTGTTAAACGCGAAACTCTTCCATCAATTGAAGATTCATTCGGTGAATTCGGCGTAACAAAAGGTTTAGGATTTTTACCAGATGGAATTCCTGTCACTGGAATTCTTGGTGATCAACAATCTGCTTTATTTGGTCAGGCAGGATTTCACAAAGGTGATATGAAGTGCACATACGGAACAGGGGCCTTCGTTTTACTCAATACAGGTAGTGACTTAGTTTATTCTCAGTCAGGACTTCTAACGACTGTTGAATACCGTCACAAAGGTAAAGCTGTTTACGCTCTTGAAGGATCAAGCTACATCGCAGGTGCTGCTGTTCAATGGCTTCGCGATAACTTAAAAATTATTTCAAAGAGTACTGAAGTTGAGCCTCTGGCACGCGAAGTAAAAAATATGGATGAGTTAAAACATATTCAATTTTTTCCATTTTTTGCTGGTATCGGTTCTCCTTATTGGAATGCTGAAGCTAAGGGTGCTCTGACAGGTCTGACTCGTGATTCATCTCGCAGTCATATCGCTTATGCATGCTTAGAAGGAATTGCGATGTCGATCAATGATCTTTTATCCGCAATGAAAAAAGATACTGGACTTGCGATCAAAACTTTAAAAGTTGACGGTGGAGCTGCTGCAAACTCTCTGCTTATGGAGCTTCAAGCGACGATTTCAGAGACAACAATCATTCGCCCTAAGGTTATTGAGACTACAGCTTTTGGAGCGGCCATGGCGGCAGCAATCGGTGCTGGATTAACTGATTTTGAAAAGCTTGAGACGACTTGGAAAAAAGACCGCGAGTTTCCGATCGAGCAGGACCTGCTTCCGTATATCAAAGATAAAAAAGTATTATGGAATAAAACGATTCAGACTTTTTTTAAGTAA